TTGAGGTCCCGGCGCTGGGACTGAAGCCAGTCACTGATGAAACCCTGAGGGTCTCTGGCAAAGCTCAGCATGAACTCTCGCTGGGTCTTCAGCGGATTGATAGTTTCTATTGTCTCATGGACCTTGTTGTCTAGGGTAGCAACCTCCTGCTGGCTGGCAGTAGACAGCAGACAAGAATTCATCTGGGTCTTCAAGGTGTCACCCGCTTCCACATCCATGTCATAACAAGCTGTCTTTTTCTGATCATTCGGGTCAACGCTAATGATATGATTAATGATGATGGGCTCTGGTGGCATAAGCAAGGCGTGGAGCCGTTGGGGGAATCTCTGAAAAACTTCATACGTTGAGACTCAAAGATCTGCTGGAGGTACTTGTCACAGATGACAAACTCCCGCTCAGGTGGGTCCTGGAGCTGATGCGTCTTAATATATTGCCACAGTGCTTGAACGATCACTGGACGGGCCTGGGTGTGGATGCCCAGCAGGCGAGCCAGAGGAGGGTCTAATTTAAACTGAGGAGGCTGGTAATCCAGCATCAGCAGGACAGTACACCGTACATTCACATCTCCTGGCCACTTCACTTCGAAGCCATCTGTCTCCTGGGTAGTGGCGGTCCTGTACCATTCTACCAGATGGATGTCTGGCCCATACAGGTCCTTGTCCAGTTCGATCACCAAGGActtaaaagaagaagagaacTTCCTCTTTTGTTTGGTGGCATCATATTTGGACAAGGCTGACTTGATGGGACGTTTCGAGGCCTCCTGGATATCTAGCCATTTCCTCATGATAGTCTGGTCCAGTTTCCTTTCAAAAGCCAAGAGACCCATATAGGCCTGGGATTCTGGTACCAGTTCACGAATACTTTGAGGTAGAATTTTGTCagccatcttctttttctttgcaccGTGGTTCCGTTTCTGGACCGCCTGCTGCTGGACCTGCTGGATCTGCTGAGGAACAGGTCTCCTGCGGGACTGGTCCATCCCTGACTGGGCCAGGCCAGGTCGGACTGAAAGGCTCCCCTCATAGCCAGGGGGTCCCATGGAAGGTCCCTGAGGTGTCGTTCGGCTGCCTGGTAGCATACCTGGTCTCGGATAGGCCGCTCCGCGCATCGGGGAGCTCCGCGCATCGGGGAGCTCCGCGCATCGGGAAGCGGTACAGCCCTTGACCCGGCGCCGGGCCCATTCGCACCGGAGGCCCCGGAGTCCCACCTGGGCCCAGGGCAGCCGCCGCGCCCACCCCTCCTGAGGCTCCAGCGCTGCCGCTCGGAGCCACAGACTGGAAACCTGCCCCGGCCGTCATCTTTCCCAGAGCCACTGCTGTAGCTGCACAAAGAACCCCAAAAGTTCAGTTTTCTATTGTAAAAATTGTACaagcagggggacttccctggcggtccagtggttaagactctgagcttccaatgtagggggtgcgggattgatccctggtcagggaactaagatcccacatgccgagtggtgaggccaaaaaaaccTTGGTACATGCACATCATAAACAAGTTAGAGAAGTACAAAGAGGACAGCAAAAATCACCTCCAACCTCACTACCTGTTTGGTGAACATTGTTTTAGACAGCACTTCATGcagatatacataaatatacatacacacccataCAAACttacataaagataaatatatgtattggtgtaaagatatatacatagttttaaacaaaaacagGATCAAactacacatttattattttacttttattcttttactaaGTAATACATTGCATTTATCTTCCATAGCAATAATAAGAATTGAGGCAGGTAATTGTCTTCACCATACAGGTAAGGAAGCTGAGACTTGTCCATGATCACACCGGTTGAGAGAGGAAGAAATCTCTTGGTCATCCCAGAACTACTTACTCTTCAAGGAGCTCATGTCTGTGAGGGGGTAAACCCTGGAGTTCAGCTGAACTGGGAAGCCTTCACCCTCTCAGCTGCATTTACCTAAAAGCTTGCAACTTATGTAACTGGAAATCTTAGAGATTTCAGGGGATGCTAGCTCCGGTGCAGGTGACCCATATGCTGAGTCCCAACAGAGATCTATTGCTGAAAAACTTCAGCTCAACTGTCACACTTTGGAGGCAGGAATCTGGCGCATCCTGGGCTCCTTTCTTTATCTCGGTTCTGATTCTTCTGTGAAACGAATGGGAGCAAGGAGCCAGTTGTCTCCGTAACCCTCAGTGCAGCAACTCACCACTAGGTGTCTCCATGGCACCATGTGCTGTAGTCCGTGGATAGAGAGCCACGCCCACAAAGGTTGATCTCTTCATCCTGTCTGGCTTCCAGGAGTGGGAGGAAAATGAGAGACGGTAGACTTCCTGAGCTCGGTGCCAGGGTTTATTTAATCTTCAGGATCCCAAAGCTCAGAATGGCTGCATCAGAGTCACCTAAGGAGCTTGCTGAAAGCAGTGATGCCAAGGTTTTGCTCCCAGAGTAGTGGATATCAACCTTgcctacacattagaatcaccagggaagctttttttttttaacgtctttattggagtatagttgctttataatggtgaccagggaagcttttaaaaaacaaaatgttggaGTGTGttagggactgaatgtttgtgtcctccccaaattcatatgttgaaaccttacTCCTCTCTCCCAacatgtgatggtattaggaggtgagatCTTTGGGgggtaattaggattagatgcaATCATGAGGGTGAAGCTCTCAtcagtgggattagtgcccttatgagtcacgagagagcttgcttcctctttctgctttctgccatgtgaggatacaactGAGAAGCCGAGAAGTcggcagtctgcaacctggaagaggactttcaccagaacccgaccacactggcaccctgatcttggacttccaagaacggtgaggaataaatttctgttgtttataagccgcCCAGTGTATAGTATTATCTGTTATTAGCACCCCAAACTGCTGCTGAGACAAGGGGCTCCAAGCTCCTCCATAGAAACACTGAGAAAACAAGCAGATACTGTCAGAATCAACTTTGTAAGAACTTTGGAAAACCATCAAGGTTTACAGCAACCAACTGAACGCtgaatcaaaaaaacaaaaaggcaacttaAAAATGGctcagggaacttccctggtggtgcagtggttaagaacccgcctgccaatgcaggggacatgggtttgagccctggtctgggaagatcccacatgccgcggagcaactaagcccatgcgccacaactactgagcctccgctctagagcctacgagccacaactactgagcccacatgccacaactactgagcccatgtgcctagagcctgtgctctgcaaaaagagaagccactgcaatgagaagcccgcgcaccacaatgaagaatagcccccatgcagcaacgaagacccaacacagccaaaaataaatttaaaaaaaaatatatatatatatatgtattttttaaaaaaagatggctCAGTGCAAGCAGGGAGTATGGGCTAAAGCAGAGCTGCAAACAGCCTCCACAACACAGAGCCCATCTGCAAAGCCTGAGaggtatgttttgttttaagttcCAGTTGTGCCAAGAAATCTCTGTCAAGGTACTAGTTGAACATGAGCTGAAGGAACAGACTTCAGCGACTACATACGACGTGAAATACAGCCTATGTAAGAGAGTTTGGGAAAATCACTAAGCAAATGGATGACTGCAACCTTCATCAATCAAGATCAGCAacccctggggaagggggagaatctgatttccagttACCACACTACAATATTCAAATGTCCaatctcagaaaaaaacaatcacaaagcatccaaagaaacaggaaagtatggtccagtcaaagaaacaaaattaattgaCAGAACCTATCCCTGAGGATGCCCTGACATTGAACAGGTGAGTCAAAGACTTGAAACCAACTGTCTTAAAAATGCTCAAAGGACTGAAGGAAACCAGGGACAAAGAACtaacagaactcagaaaaacaatgtatgaacaaaatgTGAATATCAATAATCTATCAAAAGAGATACGGGGAATTCCCTTGCGGTCCAGtcgttaggactccatgctttcactgctgtgggccggggttcgatccctggttggggaactaagatcccaaaagctgcgtggtgtggccaaaagaaagagagagagagagagagagagagagagagagatgataaaaaaggaactaaatagaaattctggagctgagaagtataataactgaaataaagaaTCTGAtgcccaggcctcaccccagtcTAATTACATCAAAATCTCTGGGGTTGGGCCTCCAACATCTGTACCTTCCAAACCTGCCAACATTGAAAACCATTATCGCAGAGATTCTGTTTTAGGAGGTCCAGGGCTGGAAATCTCAATTGTGGAGGTACATTAGTGTCACCcgaagagctttaaaaaatactgatggcCAGCCTACTCCCCAGAATCTCTGAGAGTAGGCACTGGGTATTGGCATTTTGAACAAACTCCCTTATAATTCTGATGACCACTCAAGGGTAAAAACCATGGAGAATCCCACGGTATCCAACCTTCATCTCTGTGAAAGCTTTTTGTTCAACTGAAATATCATCAAGAACCCCAATATCTAACATGTAAGTTAGTAACATTTGTTTATCCTAAAGTCCATCCATGAGGCTGTTGAGATTGGCATCGTTCATAcatgcatgcatttatttatattaataaaaaatgtattgaggGCCCCACTATGTGCCAAGGAggacagcagtgaacaaaacagacagcgCCTGCTGTCACCAAGCATTCATTCTAGCACggaagccataaataaacaaaaagttatATGTGTGTCAAGCAATAAGAGAATTAAAGTGAGACAAGAGGATAGAGGGGGATGAGAGCAGCTATTTTGGATGGAGTGGTCATAGTGACATTTGAGAAGTGGCCTGGAAGAAATGAGGGAGTGACCTTGGTGCTGGAGAATGTCTGGAGAAGTGCTGTCAGTTGATCAGAAATCTATGAAATCTTGGTTTAAGGATGATAGTCACAGCCTCCCATCagccagtttctttcttttgttttgggtgCATCTCTTACCTGAGTCTTACTGACGTCTGCTTTCCACCAGACATGTGGATTTCAGGCAAGCCACATCATCCCTAAGAGTCAtaatgtcttcatctgtaaaatacacataatcatAATCATACCCACCTCACTGTAGGGTTGCTGAGACAGGGAAGCACAGTGCAGTGGTTAACAGCATGGGTACTGCAGCCAAACAGCCTGCGTTTGGAGTCTGGCTGTATAACCAGACTATGTATAGCTATATAACCACGGGcaaattacttagcctctctgggctttTGGTTTGTGTGGTGGACACATTAATGACTCCCCCCAacatatccacatcctaatcccaaATGTGTGAATATGCCAAGTTATATGGCAAAAAGGAATTAGGTTGAAGCTGGAATtcaggttgctaatcagctggcTTTCAGATAGTGAGAAAAGTCTGTGTTTCCCAGGTGAGTCCAGTTTAATCACAAGGGCCCTTAAAattggaagagggaggcagaagagaaggtGCAGAGGGATGTGACCACAGAAGAACTGTCAGAATGATGTGATGTGAGAAGGACTTGGCCCATTGATGCTGGCTTTGTAGCTGAaggaggccacaagccaaggaatgcaggggGTCCctaaaagctggaaaaatcaaggaaatgggTTTCCCCCTAGACCGACAGagaggaatgcagccctgctgataccTCGATTTTTAGTAAGGCCTGTGTAGGACTTCTAACCTTCAGAACTGAAAGATAATACATTAGTATtgcttaagccactaagtttgtggtaatttgatatagcagcaataggaaactaatacaccttgTCATCtggaaatcaacaaaataatagtatctgcctCATAGGTTTGTTGGGAGAGTTATGTGAATTCACAGCAGTGCCAGGAATAACATAAATTCTTATGGTCAATGGAATAATGAATGGCCCACTGAGGATGTCTGcattctaatccccagaacctgtgaatgttaccttcccccccccccccgaccccgcaTGGAaagcgggatcttagttccccaaccaggcattaaaccagtgccccctgcaggagaagcgtggagccctagccactggatctccagggaagtccctgtgaatgttaccttacatggcaaaagggactttgcacatGTGagtaaattaaggatcttgagatggggaaattagTCTGGATTTTCCAGGTGGGCTCAATATAAGCACAAGGGGCTTGtaagtgaaagagggagagaagaggcttAGAGTCTGAAAAGGAGATGTGACAATGAAAGCAgagggcagagagacagagagatttgAAGACGCTGTGCTGCTGGGTTTGAAGATGGAGGCAGGCGCCACGAGCccaggaatgtgggcagcctttagaagctgggaaaggcaaggaaagggaTTCTCCCCTGGATTCTCCAAAAGGAGCATATTTtaggacttctaacctccaggaCATTAAGAGAATACCTTTGTGTTGTTTCAAGTGTTCAGTTTGTATTAATTTGTTACAACAGTGATAGGAAACTGAcacagttctcaataaatgttagctctttccATGAGGTATGGCCTTTGGTATTCTGTCAGACACGTGGTTAGTGTGCTCAATGAATCCCAACTACCTCCttgcttttgctttcatttctgccAGGAATGTAGGTGAGATTTCTGGAAGTAAAGCAACCATCTTGTGACTATGAGGGTGAGAGCCACCTGCTAAGGATAGCAGAGCAGGAAGATAGAAGGAACTTCAGTCCTTAATGGTTTCTTTGAGCCTCTGTACCAGCCTGGACTGCCTACCTCTAGCCTTCTTGttacatgagaaaaagaaagatttatgTGGGCAGATTCCTGTTACATGCAACTCCATGCAATCCTGACAAGTTCTCCAAGAAAAGTCTCTCCTCTGCCTTGCAGTCCTGACATGTGGCCTTAATAAGCATCTGTGGTGGCCCCAAAAATAAacctgggtggggaggagggattggCCATGGGTGTGATTCTGAACTTGCTGAGTCATCACCTGTTCCAGCCATGCTCTGGAGAAGAGTGCTATTAATTATACTCTCCCCGGCCAGCCGGGCACAGGAGGCTGCGTCTGTGTGTTCTCAGGGAAGCTCAGATATAGCTCAGGCTCCTCCACTGCTTTTGCTGAGTGTGCAGCATCTTCACGTCTGGCAGCCCCAGTGAAGAATGGGGAAGCTTCTCCTGGGAGGTTAGGGTCTGAAAAGGCCCTAAAACCAAGGATGTCGGCAAGGCCTGGCTCAAGGAAACAAGATCTGTATTCCTACTGTCTCCTGCAAGGTGGGTGCCATACTGCCACCTGCTAACTTCCTAGTTAGCAGGTGACAAAACTCGCTTGAGGTCCAGAGGGTGGAGTGACCATATGTTACATTATTTGGTTGCATGCAACCAACTGGACTCtataactgggaaaaaaaataatttggggacttccctggtggcacagtggttaagaatccgcctgccaatgcggggacacgggtttgagccctggtccgggaagatcccacatgccgcagagcaacaaagcccgtgtgccacaactactgaagcccacgtgcctagagcccatgctccacaacaagaaaagccactgcaatgagaagcccgcacaccgcaatgaagagtagcccccgctcgccgcaactagagaaaggctgcgtgcagcaacaaagacccaaggcagccaaaaataaataaataaataattttaaaataataataatttggggGACGAATATAATATGGCTCACAGAATTGCAGGCGAGGATGAAAAACCACCTTGGACACAAAGGCAGACAGAATTCCCGGGGATCTGGGTGGCAGAAGCACGCATTGGGGTGACAGCTTGGGTCATGAGCCCATTCCACGGTTAAAGGAGGGCTGGACACCTTGACTGACAGTCTTTCTAAATGGTATTGggaagagtgatttttaaaaaaatttattgaagtatagttgatttacaatgctgtgttatttctgctgtacagcaaagtgattcagttatacatatatatacattctttttcatgttcttttccattatggtttatcacaggatattgaatatagtttcctatgctatacagtaggaccttgttgtttatccattctatatataatagtttgcatctgctaatccaaagctcccaatccatccctctccccttcccctcccccttggcaaccacaagtctgttctctatgtttgtgagtctgtttctgtttcatagataagttcatttgtgtcatattttagattccacgtataagtgatatcatatggtatttgtctttctttgacttacctcacttagtatgataatctctaggtccatccatgttgctgcaaatggcattatctcattcttttttatggctgagtaatattccattgtatatatgtagggAAGAGTGGTTTTCCTGAAGCATCCTGAGGGTTCAAGTACCAGAAGATTGGCAAGAGGAAGTTGggtggtaaaaacaaacaaacaaacaaaaatgtccccTGCAGGTAGTATAGAATCGGTCAAGGGCATGGGTTTGGGGAGCTGGCTGACCTTAGTTAAAATCTTAGCTCTGCCCTTTACTGTCTGCCTTTGGTCAAGTCAATTAACCTCTTTAAGcatcaatttcctcacctgtgcgTGATGGGAGTGAGACATGTTTAAACCCAGTAGGATATAAGctcttgagggcagagatttttgtcttttgccCCCGCTCTTATATCCCCAGCGCCCAGACTAGAGCATGGCTTGTAGTTGATGTTCAACGCACgtttgttgagtgagtgaatgaaattTACATTTGTCCCAGAATACCTCTTAGGTAGTGAACTATTTTGTTGGAAATATAATTTGATAGAGGGACTCGGAGTGGAAAGTGAGCAGCccctggggagggagaaagagagggagggaggagatcgAGGCAGACACTGATGGAGTAAGAAGATGTCCACTCTGTAGACTCTTCCTGACAGGCTCCCCACCAGCATGCTGACCTGTGTGCTCCCATCAGTCACCTGCCCTCATCCTCACAAGAAAGGCTCTTCAGCTGAAAACAACAACCCCATGTTGAGGGCAGGATGGATCCGGTCCAGCTATCTCCAGGGCTCCAGCATAACGTTGGCATATTCAACTCGGCTCATAGGTCTGAGAGGTTAAGACGTCTGAAAGTCACCACCCCCCTATATTTCACAGTGAACTGTGGCAAATAGAATAAATAACAGCCCTGTGGAATGTGTGCCTTATTTAAAAAAGCACACAccgcaggacttccctggtgacctGACGTCGACTCTCTCAGTCATGTTTTTCATCCATAGCTTGACAAGGTGAAATTCTAAGCTGTTTGGTTCCCCAGGgccatggcagaaatacaaagcataaaAGAAAGAGGCAAACCTTGAAGAAATCAGGATTTTGGTATCTTTGATCCCTCTAATAACCAGGACCTTTGCCATATTCTTCACCACCCTCAGAAGCATCACCATCACCAAGCCCCCAattaccaccaccactaccatttTCCACGACTGTTACTCCACCATtattaccaccatcaccaccaccaccatttacCATCACTGTTACTCCACCGCTATTACCACCATCACAGCATGCTGCAATTACCATCAGCACCACTGCCAACAACCCAACCAAGCCTAAAGGTCAACAGCAATAGTGCCAGCACAACCATATTCACCACTTCTAGCATCTCTATCTCCATTATCTTCACTATAAAAATTATCATCAGCATTGTTATCCCTACATAACAAATAATACTGGGGCTCCACCTGGATGCTCTTCACCAGGATGGTACACACATCCCCCAGCTACTGGGAGAGGCGGTTGCTCAAAGGTCACAGCTACTCCCTTTACTTGAGAATTCCCCTCGGCCAATGGAAATTCCTTACCAGGAAATGTTCGAGAAGTTACACCGCTGAAGGCAGCCTGCATCCAATGACTGACTAACTGGGGTGGATAAGTCTCTTGCCCCTTGCCTCAGGCTGGGACAACTCTGTGGTAGTACAAACCTTCCTCAACTTACGATGGGAATACAGCCCAAgcaacccatcataagttgaaaatattgtaagttgaaaatgcatttaatacacctaacctaccgaaCAGCAAAGTTTAGCCTAGCCCACCTTCAACATGTTCAGAACACTTACGTTAACCTACAGCTGggtaaaatcatctaacacaaaagCTATTTTATAGGAAACTGTTGAATGTCTCATGTGATTTATTGAACACTGTACTGAAAGagaacagaatggttgtctgggtacaaaatggttgtaagtgtattgtTTTTTTTACCCTCGTGATCTCATGGCTGACTGGAGCTGAggctcactgccactgcccaacatatcactagcctgggaaaagatcaaaattcaaagtacagtttctactgaatgaatATCACTTTCACACCACCATCAAGTTAAAAA
The sequence above is drawn from the Balaenoptera musculus isolate JJ_BM4_2016_0621 chromosome 15, mBalMus1.pri.v3, whole genome shotgun sequence genome and encodes:
- the LOC118881533 gene encoding LOW QUALITY PROTEIN: SWI/SNF-related matrix-associated actin-dependent regulator of chromatin subfamily D member 1-like (The sequence of the model RefSeq protein was modified relative to this genomic sequence to represent the inferred CDS: deleted 2 bases in 1 codon); this translates as MTAGAGFQSVAPSGSAGASGGVGAAAALGPGGTPGPPVRMGPAPGQGLYRSPMRGAAYPRPGMLPGSRTTPQGPSMGPPGYEGSLSVRPGLAQSGMDQSRRRPVPQQIQQVQQQAVQKRNHGAKKKKMADKILPQSIRELVPESQAYMGLLAFERKLDQTIMRKWLDIQEASKRPIKSALSKYDATKQKRKFSSSFKSLVIELDKDLYGPDIHLVEWYRTATTQETDGFEVKWPGDVNVRCTVLLMLDYQPPQFKLDPPLARLLGIHTQARPVIVQALWQYIKTHQLQDPPEREFVICDKYLQQIFESQRMKFQRFPQRLHALLMPPEPIIINHIISVDPNDQKKTACYDMDVEAGDTLKTQMNSCLLSTASQQEVATLDNKVHETIETINPLKTQREFMLSFARDPQGFISDWLQSQRRDLKTMTKVVGNPEEERRAEFYFQPWAQEAMCRYFYSKVQQRRQELEQVLGIRNT